The Pedococcus dokdonensis region GCGCGAGCTCGTCGGAGGACAGCAGCGAGCGGGCCGAACGCAGCTCGTGCAGCATCAGCTTGAGCCACAGCTCCGAGGTCTGGTGCTGCACGATGAAGAGCAGCTCGTCATGCTGCTCCGGCTGGCTGCGCGGGTGCTGCGCCGACAACAGCTGGTCGAGCCCGAGGTAGTCGCCGTAGGACATCGCCGCGGAGAAGTCGCGCTGGACACCCTCCTCGATCTGCCGGACCGCCCGGGCCTCCTGCTCGTCGCTCATGCCGCACACCCTAGGGGGGTGGGTCAGTTGAACTGCACGGGGTCAGGGCCGGTGCGCGCTCCGCGGTCCAGCGGCGTGATGGCGGCGAGGTCGTCGTCGTCGAGGCGGAAGCCGAAGACGTCGAAGTTCTCGGCGATCCGGCTGGGGGTGACCGACTTGGGGATGACCACGTTGCCGACGTCGAGGTGCCACCGCAGGATCGCCTGGGCCGGGGTGACGCCGTGCTTGTCGGCGATGCCGCGGATGACGTCGTCGTCGAGCACGTCGCCCCCGGACGCCAGCGGGCTCCACGCCTCGGTCAGCACGCCGTGCGCCGCGTGGAACTCGCGCAGCTCGGCCTGCTGGAGGTAGGGGTGCAGCTCCACCTGGTTGATCGCGGGCAGCTCCCCGGTCTCGTCGCCGAGCCGCTGCAGGTGCTCGACCTCGAAGTTGCACACCCCGACGGCGCGCACCCTCCCGTCGTCCCGCAGCTTGAGCAGCGCCTTCCAGGTGTCGACGTACTTGTCGCGGGCGGGGGTCGGCCAGTGGATGAGGAACAGGTCGAGGACGTCGAGCCCGAGCCGCTGCATGGACGCGTCGAACGCAGTGAGGGTCGAGTCGAAGCCGTGGTCGTCGTTCCACACCTTGGTGGTGACGAACAGCTCGTCGCGGGCCAGGTCGGACGCCGCGATGGCCCGACCGACGCCCTCCTCGTTGCCGTAGAGGCGGGCGGTGTCGATGCTGCGGTAGCCCACCTCCAGGGCCGTCGCGACGGCCGCGTCGACCTCGTCGTCGGGCACCTGCCAGACACCGAACCCGAGCTGGGGGATGTCGATGGTGCCGCTGCCGGTGGAGAGCTGGAGGTTCGGGACGGAGGTCATGAGATCGACTGTATGCCGCCCCGGCGGCGGCTTCCTGACGAGCCGTCACCGGCCGTCCTGGGTGGGGACGGGGGCGCCGCCCGGTGTCACCGAGGCCACACCGGGTGGGTGGGGGTGCCGTCGCGGAAACGGGCTAGGCTCCGGCGCATGGCGCCCAACTCCGAGACGACGACGAAGCCGATCTCCAAGGTCCTCATTGCCAACCGGGGCGAGATCGCCGTCCGGATCGCCCGCGCGTGCGCCGACAGCGGCATCGGCTCGGTCGCCGTCTACGCCGACCCGGACCGTGACGCCCTGCACGTCAAGGTCGCCGACGAGGCCTACGCCCTCGGCGGCACCACCCCCGGCGACTCCTACCTCGTCCAGGAGAAGCTGCTCGATGTCGCCCGCAAGTCCGGCGCCGACGCGGTCCACCCCGGCTACGGCTTCCTCGCCGAGAACGCCTCGTTCGCCCAGGCCGTCATCGACGCGGGGCTGACCTGGATCGGCCCCTCACCCGAGGCCATCGACTCCCTCGGCGACAAGGTCAAGGCCCGGCACATCGCCGCGCGCGCCGACGCTCCACTGGTGCCGGGCACGCCCGACCCGGTGCAGGACTCCGACGAGATCGTCGCGTTCGCCAAGGAGCACGGGCTCCCGGTGGCGATCAAGGCGGCCTACGGCGGCGGGGGCCGCGGGCTCAAGGTGGCCCGCACCATCGAGGAGATCCCCGAGCTGTTCGACTCCGCCACCCGCGAGGCCGTCGCCGCGTTCGGCCGCGGCGAGTGCTTCGTCGAGCGCTACCTCGACCAGCCGCGGCACGTCGAGACCCAGTGCCTCGCCGACACCCACGGCAACGTCGTCGTCGTGTCGACCCGTGACTGCTCTCTGCAGCGCCGCCACCAGAAGCTCGTCGAGGAGGCGCCCGCGCCGTTCCTGTCCGACGAGCAGAACGCCGAGCTGCGCCGCGCCTCCAAGGCGATCCTGGCCGAGGCCGGGTACACCGGCGCCGGCACCTGCGAGTTCCTGGTCGGCCAGGACGGGACCATCTCCTTCCTCGAGGTCAACACCCGGCTCCAGGTCGAGCACCCGGTGACCGAGGAGGTCACCGGCATCGACCTGGTCCGCGAGCAGTTCCGCATCGCGAACGGCGAGGCGCTTGGCTACGACGACCCCGCTCCGGTGGGGCACTCGTTCGAGTTCCGGATCAACGGCGAGGACGCCGGTCGCGGCTTCCTGCCCGCCCCCGGCGTCGTGTCCGTGTTCGAGCCGCCGTCCGGGCCGGGCGTCCGGCTCGACTCGGGCGTCGTCGCCGGTGACGTCATCGGCGGCGCCTTCGACTCGATGCTGGCCAAGCTCATCGTCACCGGTCGCGACCGGCACCAGGCGCTCGAACGGTCGCGGCGGGCGCTGGCGGAGTTCGTCGTCGACGGCATGCCGACGGTGCTGCCGTTCCACCGCGTGATCGTGTCCGACCCGGCCTTCGCGCCCGAGGGTGACCAGCCGTTCTCGGTGCACACCCGCTGGATCGAGACCGAGTTCGACAACCAGATCGAGCCCTACTCCGGCGTGGTCGCCGAGGCGCCGGAAGCGGCCGGTGAGCGACAGAGCGTGGTCGTCGAGGTCGGCGGCAAGCGGCTCGAGGTCGTGCTGCCCGGCGGTCTGTCTCTCGGCGGCGGGAGCAGCGCCGCGAAGAAGAAGGCCCCGCGCCGCTCGGGTGGGGCCAAGTCCGGCGCCGCCGCCTCGGGTGACTCGCTGACCGCTCCCATGCAGGGCACCATCGTCAAGGTCGCCGTCGAGGAGGGTCAGGAGGTCGCCGCCGGCGAGCTCGTCGTCGTCCTCGAGGCGATGAAGATGGAGCAGCCGATCAACGCCCACAAGGCCGGCACGATCAGCAGCCTGGTCGCCGAGGTGGGCCAGACGGTCACCAACGGCGCGGTCATCGCCGAGATCAAGGACTGACCCCGGCCACTGCACGCAGGACGGCGGCGCCGCCTCCCAGCAGGGAGACGGCGCCGCCGCCGTGTACCGCGTGGTCGCGTCGCCGCGACCGACCGGTCGCTCAGCGACCGAAGGGCGGCAGCTCCTTGGTGCCCTCGTCGCCGGACTCCCCCTCGGCACCCGGCTCGGGGCGCTGGCTCGGGTCGAGCGGGCCCCCGGGCTGACCCGGCTGCTGCGGCTCACCCGGCGTCAGCGGGCCGTCGCTCGATCCCGGCTGCGGGTCGTTCGTGCCCGGCAGCGGGTTGGGAGCGGGAGTGGGCTCGGGCGTGGTGGGGGCCGGCTCGTCCCAGCTGGGCCGGTCGGGCGCCGGCTCCGAGGGCACCGGGTCGGCGGTCGGGTCGGACGGGATCGGGTCGCCCGGCGCCGGCACCGGCTCGGGCGCCGGGGCGGGGACGGGCTCAGGCTCGGGCGCGGGCTCAGGATCGGGTGCCGGGGCGGGCTCGGGCTCGGGTGCCGGGGCGGGCTCGGGTGCCGGGGCGGGCTCGGGCTCGGGTGCCGGGGCGGGCTCGGGTGCCGGGGCGGGCTCGGGCTCCGGGGCGGGCTCAGGCGTGGGCGCCGGGGCAGGCTCGTCCTGCGGGATCCCCAGCTGGTCTCGCAGCGCGTCGGCGCCCCGGTCGATCTGGTCGGAGTACTTGCCCCCGGTCTGCTTGTCGATCACGTCCTCGACCTTGTCGAGGGCCGAGTCCGCCTGCTGCGGGTTGCCCTTGATGAAGTCCTTCGCCTTGTCGAGCCAGCCAGCCATGATTCGCCTTCCGTCGGGAAGCTCGGGTCTGCGCGCAGGCCGCACGCTCAGCGTGGACATTACCCACCACGAGGTGGGAAATCCCCCGCAACGACCCGACTTCTGGCCACCCATGAAGGGTGCAGCGCCCGAATCCGGCCGCACACCCGGCACCAGTGGCCAGAGGTGCGCGCGAGTGGCGGGTCAGTCGCGCTGGTGCAGCTGGCGGGCGGCTTCGGCCACCGAGCCGGACAGCGACGGGTAGACCGTGAACGTGCCGGCCAGCTGGTCGACGGTCAGGCCGTGCTGCACCGCCAGGGTCACCGGGTAGATCAGCTCGGACGCCCGCGGCGCCACGACCACACCGCCGACGACCGTGCCACCGCCCTTGCGGGCGAACAGCTTCACGAACCCGTCGGTGATCCCCTGCATCTTCGCGCGGGGGTTCGTCGCGAGCGGCAGCATCACCGCGGTGGCGTCGACGGTGCCCTCGTCGAGGTCCTTCTGCGAGAACCCCACGGTGGCGATCTCGGGGTCGGTGAAGATGTTCGCCGACACCGCACGCAGGTTGAGGGGTGCCACGGCGTCACCGAGCGCGTGCGCCATCGCGATCCGCCCCTGCATGGCGGCCACGGACGCGAGGGGCAGGACCCCGGTGCAGTCGCCCGCGGCATACACACCGCGCACGGACGTGCGCGAGACCTTGTCGACGACGACGTGTCCGGAGTCCTTGACGGCGACACCGACGTCCTCGAGCCCGATGCCGGACGTCTGCGGTATGGAGCCCACGGCCAGCAGCGCGTGGCTCCCCTCGACCTCACGGCCGTCCTCGAGCCGGACCACGACGCCACTCTCGGTGCGCTCGACGGAGGCCATCCGGGAGCGCCCGAGGACGTCCATGCCGCGCTTGCGGAAGACGTCCTCGATGACGGTGGCGGCGTCGGCGTCCTCACCCGGGAGCACCCGGTCGCGCGAGGAGACGAGGGTGACCCGCGAGCCGAGGCCGAGGTAGGCCTGCGCCAGCTCGGCACCGGTGACGCCGGACCCGACGACGATCAGGTGGTCAGGCAGCTCGGCCAGCGAGTAGATCTGCTGCCAGGTGAGGATGCGCTCGCCGTCAGGCTGCGCGGTCGGCACCACGCGGGGGGTCGCCCCCGTGGCGATCAGGACGACGTCGGCGTCCAGCGTCTGCGTGCTGCCGTCGGCGAGGGTGGCCTCGACGGAGCCGGGACCCGAGCCCGCGAGCAGCCGACCGGTGCCGGCCAGCACCTCGACCCCGTCGGCGGCCAGGCGGGCACCGATGTCGCGGGACTGCGCGGCGGCGAGCGCCAGGATGCGCCGGTTCACCGCGGTGAGCTCGGCGACCGAGTCGGAGACCTCGTCGCCCTCGTGGTCCTCGAGGTGCACGCCGAGGTCGGACGCCGTCTCGAACTGGCTCATGAAGTCGGCGGTCGAGATCAGCGTCTTGGACGGCACGCAGTCGGTGAGCACCGCGGCCCCACCGACCCCGTCGCGGTCGACGACGGTGACCTTCGCACCCAGGTGGGCGGCGACCAGGGCGGCCTCGTAGCCACCGGGGCCACCACCGAGGATCACCACTGAGGACTGGGGCGCGTTCACGCGACCATCCAACCACCCCACCCCGGGGTGGAAGCGCCAGGCACCCGATCACCTGAAGGCAGCAGGAGCTCCGCCCGCCTGCGGAACTCCCGCTGCCGGACAGCAGGCGCTGCTGGGTATCACCGGCACCCGGCGCCCGCTCCCGAGATCACTCCGTACGACCCGACTGACCAGCCGGGACTCGAGCGGTGCCCGGTGTTGACGCTGCGGAGATACTGGCTTCCCGACTTCTTGTCGTAGCGGGTGGTGTCACGCCGTCGCTGGGCCGACGCAGGGTGGATAGTCTTTCGCCGTGAGCGAGCAGAGCAGCCCGTCCGTGGGCGTCCCCGACCTGTCCGACCCGGCGACCGACCCGTTCGCGGTCGCCGAGGCCGCCGCCGCGGTGATCGCCGAGCGCAGCGGCGCCGACCGCCACGACGTGGCCCTCGTCCTCGGCTCCGGCTGGGGCCAGACCGGCGACCTCATCGGCGAGACCCTCGCCACCATCGACAACGCCGACGTCCCCGGCTTCGGCAAGGCCGCGGTTGCCGGCCACAGCGGCATCATGCGGTCGGTCGCGATCGCCGACACCGGTCGCCGCGCCCTCGTCTACGGCACCCGCACGCACTTCTACGAGGGCAAGGGCGTCCGAGCCGTCGTGCACGCGGTGCGCACGGCCGCTGCCGCCGGGTGCCAGACCATCGTCCTGACCAACGGGTGCGGCGGCCTCAACCCGGCGTGGGGACCCGGCACCCCGGTGCTGATAGGCGACCACCTCAACCTCACCGCCGCCTCCCCCATCGAGGGCGCCAACTTCGTCGACCTCACCGACCTCTACTCGCCCCGGCTGCGCGAGGCTGCCCGTCGGGTCGATCCCGACCTCGACGAGGGCGTCT contains the following coding sequences:
- a CDS encoding aldo/keto reductase; the protein is MTSVPNLQLSTGSGTIDIPQLGFGVWQVPDDEVDAAVATALEVGYRSIDTARLYGNEEGVGRAIAASDLARDELFVTTKVWNDDHGFDSTLTAFDASMQRLGLDVLDLFLIHWPTPARDKYVDTWKALLKLRDDGRVRAVGVCNFEVEHLQRLGDETGELPAINQVELHPYLQQAELREFHAAHGVLTEAWSPLASGGDVLDDDVIRGIADKHGVTPAQAILRWHLDVGNVVIPKSVTPSRIAENFDVFGFRLDDDDLAAITPLDRGARTGPDPVQFN
- a CDS encoding acetyl/propionyl/methylcrotonyl-CoA carboxylase subunit alpha — protein: MAPNSETTTKPISKVLIANRGEIAVRIARACADSGIGSVAVYADPDRDALHVKVADEAYALGGTTPGDSYLVQEKLLDVARKSGADAVHPGYGFLAENASFAQAVIDAGLTWIGPSPEAIDSLGDKVKARHIAARADAPLVPGTPDPVQDSDEIVAFAKEHGLPVAIKAAYGGGGRGLKVARTIEEIPELFDSATREAVAAFGRGECFVERYLDQPRHVETQCLADTHGNVVVVSTRDCSLQRRHQKLVEEAPAPFLSDEQNAELRRASKAILAEAGYTGAGTCEFLVGQDGTISFLEVNTRLQVEHPVTEEVTGIDLVREQFRIANGEALGYDDPAPVGHSFEFRINGEDAGRGFLPAPGVVSVFEPPSGPGVRLDSGVVAGDVIGGAFDSMLAKLIVTGRDRHQALERSRRALAEFVVDGMPTVLPFHRVIVSDPAFAPEGDQPFSVHTRWIETEFDNQIEPYSGVVAEAPEAAGERQSVVVEVGGKRLEVVLPGGLSLGGGSSAAKKKAPRRSGGAKSGAAASGDSLTAPMQGTIVKVAVEEGQEVAAGELVVVLEAMKMEQPINAHKAGTISSLVAEVGQTVTNGAVIAEIKD
- a CDS encoding antitoxin, which encodes MAGWLDKAKDFIKGNPQQADSALDKVEDVIDKQTGGKYSDQIDRGADALRDQLGIPQDEPAPAPTPEPAPEPEPAPAPEPAPAPEPEPAPAPEPAPAPEPEPAPAPDPEPAPEPEPVPAPAPEPVPAPGDPIPSDPTADPVPSEPAPDRPSWDEPAPTTPEPTPAPNPLPGTNDPQPGSSDGPLTPGEPQQPGQPGGPLDPSQRPEPGAEGESGDEGTKELPPFGR
- a CDS encoding NAD(P)H-quinone dehydrogenase, coding for MNAPQSSVVILGGGPGGYEAALVAAHLGAKVTVVDRDGVGGAAVLTDCVPSKTLISTADFMSQFETASDLGVHLEDHEGDEVSDSVAELTAVNRRILALAAAQSRDIGARLAADGVEVLAGTGRLLAGSGPGSVEATLADGSTQTLDADVVLIATGATPRVVPTAQPDGERILTWQQIYSLAELPDHLIVVGSGVTGAELAQAYLGLGSRVTLVSSRDRVLPGEDADAATVIEDVFRKRGMDVLGRSRMASVERTESGVVVRLEDGREVEGSHALLAVGSIPQTSGIGLEDVGVAVKDSGHVVVDKVSRTSVRGVYAAGDCTGVLPLASVAAMQGRIAMAHALGDAVAPLNLRAVSANIFTDPEIATVGFSQKDLDEGTVDATAVMLPLATNPRAKMQGITDGFVKLFARKGGGTVVGGVVVAPRASELIYPVTLAVQHGLTVDQLAGTFTVYPSLSGSVAEAARQLHQRD
- a CDS encoding purine-nucleoside phosphorylase, with product MSEQSSPSVGVPDLSDPATDPFAVAEAAAAVIAERSGADRHDVALVLGSGWGQTGDLIGETLATIDNADVPGFGKAAVAGHSGIMRSVAIADTGRRALVYGTRTHFYEGKGVRAVVHAVRTAAAAGCQTIVLTNGCGGLNPAWGPGTPVLIGDHLNLTAASPIEGANFVDLTDLYSPRLREAARRVDPDLDEGVYVQFRGPHYETPAEVRMAKVLGGDLVGMSTTLEAIAARQAGLEVLGISLVTNLAAGISDQPLSHEEVIEAGQAAAERCGKLLAAVVATI